A stretch of Henckelia pumila isolate YLH828 chromosome 4, ASM3356847v2, whole genome shotgun sequence DNA encodes these proteins:
- the LOC140862478 gene encoding uncharacterized protein, translated as MKAAQDRHAKYANLRRRPLSFQQGDRVFLKISPFRGTVCFEMRGKLSPRYIGPYEILDRVGDLAYKLALPPALLDIHDVFHRYMLRKYQPDPSHALQPNEAELDETLSDRLKFLIERISSSETSRFSWLKYSGVDMVLKKQLGS; from the coding sequence ATGAAAGCAGCGCAAGATAGACATGCCAAATATGCTAATTTAAGGCGTAGACCTTTGAGTTTTCAGCAAGGTGAccgtgtattcttgaagatatctCCTTTCCGGGGTACAGTCTGTTTCGAAATGAGAggtaagttgtcaccaagatACATTGGGCCTTATGAGATTCTAGACAGAGTTGGTGATCTAGCATACaaattagctcttcctccagcCCTATTGGATATACATGATGTATTCCACAGGTATATGTTGAGAAAGTATCAGCCAGATCCTTCCCATGCACTTCAGCCAAATGAGGCAGAACTAGATGagactttgagcgaccgattaaAATTCTTGATAGAAAGGataagcagctcagaaacaagtcggtTCAGTTGGTTAAAGTACAGTGGAGTAGACATggtgttgaagaagcaacttgggagttag